Part of the Lentisphaera araneosa HTCC2155 genome, AACTCGACTTAGCTGAATACGAAGGTAAAGATGGCGTGCCAGGTCAAGTGTATGCGCGCATTGTACGCGAACAACGCCGTATTCAGACTCATGTGGCTATCCCCAATGAAAATTTCACTGAGACTCCAGAGACTCCCTTCATTCCAAAAATCACTTGTTTGCAGCTCAGTGGAGAACGCTTCACTAAGGTGACAATGAAGTTGCTCTCAGAAAAGAAGTGCAAGCAATTATTTTTGAGTCGCAGAGCGGCTGGGAGTAAAGAGCATTATACCGATAAACTTTTTGAATTAGCTCCTTGCTCAACGACTATTATTCGTCCGGGCAAGGCCGATGTGGGGCGAATTGAAAAGATTTTGGTGCCATGCTCGGGTGGACCTCATGCCCTTGATGCGCTCAAGCACTGTAATTCATTGGTGAAGTCGCAAGGTACACATGTTCACCCCCTCATGGTTAAACCACCAAATAATCAGCCCGAAATCATGGAAGAAGTGGGTATTCACCAACTCTCGAAAATGTTAAAAAAAGTCGACTTAGAATTAGATGGTCATTATTTAAAGGGTCGTGTGGTTCATCATAAAGATGTTTTGGAAGGAATTGCAGAGACGGCAGAAGAGGGCTACGACTTTGTCGTGCTTGGGGTTTCTACGGGCGGTTCAATTCAGAAAACTCTCTTTGGAGATATGGCGGATAAGCTCATCGAGAAAAATAAAGATATCTCGGTGGCAGCACACCGCGTAGCCAAAAATAAGGCTGAAAGATTTAAAGATAAATTTGAGTATTATTGCAACTTAGCTGTACCGCAATTGACACGTGAAGGGCGCATTGAGCTTCACGAAGCTTTGTTGATGAACTCCACCTGGAATTTCGACTTTGTTTCCTTGATGTTGCTCTCCACTTCTATAGCCGCCTTGGGCTTAATTAGTAACTCAGTGGCCGTCGTTATTGGGGCGATGTTGGTAGCTCCTTTGATGACACCTATTTTAGCTACGGGCTTGGCTTTAGTCCAAGGCAATGTGCCGATGATTATTAATGCCTCGCGCTCAATTTTATTTGGTTTTTTGGCATCTTTAGGGATTAGTTTTCTCATTGGCTTGTTCACCCCGATGGAGCATTTAACCAGCGAGATTTTATCGCGTGGAACTCCACGAATGGCGGATTTATTCATTGCCTTCGTTTCTGGTATTGCCGCAGCACACTGTATGACGCGAACGCACCTTTCTGCAGCCTTGCCGGGTGTGGCAATTGCTTCGGCTTTAGTTCCGCCAATTGCCTCCATTGGGATAGCTCTCTCCAAAGGCATTGCGGCAACGGTACAAGGGGCAACGGTTTTATTCATTACTAACGTTATCTGCATTGTCTTAGGCTCGGCACTCACTTTCTTTGCAGCGGGTATACGAGCTCGCCCAGATCAGTCAGCCAATAAGTTGGTTAAGCGCCTTTATCTATTGCTTATCTTTTGCATGACCCTTTTGTGTATCCCTCTGAGCTCACGCTTGGTGAAATATGTGGTTAAAAAAGTAAGCGATAGTTCACTTCCCAACCGCGAAGAATTTGTGGGCATGACGGATCCAGTTTTGAAAAAATACAGAATCACCAACGTGACAAAAGTGAGCTACAAGGATTTAAAAGAAGAAGGCCTGAGCGTATGGATCTGGGTTCAAGTTGGCCATGTTCCCGACCGAGTCATCATTGATGAATTCGAAGCTTTACTCAGCAAGGAACTTAAACGCAAAGTTGTCGTCAGTATCTGGCCAGAATTTGTGATGACCAAAAACTTAGAATTTATTAAGTAGAGTCTTACCTAATTATTTGGAGTTCTCTTCAATCAGCTCTGGACTTGAAAAGTCCATGTCAGCTTTATGCAGTACTTCTTTGGGCATAGCCTTTTTACTTTTGATACCGAGTTCTTCCAAACTTTTACAAGTACGAATGAGGTTGCCTCTTCCGGTCATCAGTTGGCCTTCAGCACTATCGTAAGCTTTGCGAGCCTGCTCAATGCCCTTGCCGACTTTTTGAAAGCTTTCTACATAACCAACAAATTTTGAATAGAGGGCTTCTGCCTTATCGACAATAGCTTGCGTATTTCTGTTTTGATTTTCGAACTGCCAAATTTTACTGATGGTACGCAAAGTGATGAGAAGGGTGGAGGGGCTCACGAGCATGATGTTTTTCTTATAGGCATCGAGAAAGAGTTTTTCGTCAGCTTCCACTGCGAGGCGGAAAGCACCCTCCACTGGCATGAAGAGCAAGACGTAATCCAGAGAATTAATGCCGGGCAAATTTTCGTAGGATTTATCTGAGAGTTCTTTGATATGATTTTTGACTGAATCTAAATGAGCTTTACGCAAAGTGAGACGTTCATCTTCATCAGCAGAAGAGCAATACTTCTCATAGGCGACTAAAGAAACTTTAGAGTCAATAATGATCTGCTTTTCATCGGGCAAATGAACGATGGCATCAGGCATGTAGCGTTTGCCATCTTCGGCAGTCTCAGTGACCTGAGTGAAGTACTCAGAGCCATTGCGAAGGCCAGAGGCTTCGAGGACGCGTTCCAGGATGAGCTCGCCCCAAGTTCCACGAGCTTTGGAATCGCCTTTTAGGGCTTTGGTGAGCTGCAGGGCATCTTCACTCATGCGGGTATTGAGTTCTTTGAGGCTCTTGATTTCCTTCTCTAGGGAGAAACGTTCTTTGGCTTCTTTATTGTAGCAGTCCTGAACTTGCTTTGAAAAAGTATGGATCTGCTCTTTCAGTGGTTTAAGTGTGAGGTCGAGCTTCTCTTTGTTGGCTTGACTTTGGTTTTTACTTTGTTCTTCAAAAATTTTATTGGCAATTTCTTTGAAGTTTCGACTGAGTTCTTCCTTGCTAGCCTTGAGTGACTGCAGTTTTTCGTCATGGAGGGTGCGATCGGCTTGCATTTGAGTTTTCAAAGTCGCATTGAGGGTGATGATTTCCTGTAGCTGAGAGGTCGATTTTTGTGCTTCGTCTTCAAAGCGGGAAATGAGTTTTTGGCGTTCGTTCAAGAGGCTCGTTGAGCTGGCGACTTCAGCTCTGAGCGTACTTATTTCATTTTGTTGGACTTGGATCTTTTCTTCTTTTTCAGCTGTACTTTTGGCCTGATCGCGAAGCTTTTCCAGTTCAATTTCTAGTTCTCTTGAGGTACCTGAATCTTTCTTGAGGAAAAACATGATGGCAGCTCCAATAATTAAGCCCAGTAATGCGTAGACAATTTCCATATTTATCCTTCTAGTTCTTTGATGATGACTTCGACAGTGTGATGTACGGCACCCTTTGCGGCACTAATGATCTTATATCCCGATTCTCCTATCTCAAGTTGTTTTTGCGGATCTCGCAAAAGCTTGTCGAGTTCTTCGCTTAACTCTTCCATAGTGCATTGCAAACCTGCATTGGCCTGTTTGCAGAGTTGGTAGAAACCGGGTTGTGAATAGGTATGAGGGCCAAAAACAAAGGGTTTCTTGTAAAACGAGGGCTCGAGGAAATTGTGGCTTCCAACTTTTCCAGTAAAACTTCCACAGACAATTCCAATGGTGCCGATTTGATAAGCTTTCATTAATGCACCCATCATGTCGATCACAAGAATATCTTCAGCAGCTTGATCATCTCTTATTTGCGAAGCTCGCGAAAATTTTGCACCGGATTTTTCGAGCATAGCGCAAACTTTATCAAAGCGCTCAGGGTGACGTGGAACAATGATTGTCTGTAATTCGGGAAAATTCTTTTTGAGTTTATTATGAGTTTCGAGGGCTAATTCTTCCTCGCCGGCGTGAGTCGAACCGTAGATGAGGCAATGATTAAGGCTTGTGTCTTGCAAACCGAGGGAGCTTTTGAAATCATTTAGTTCACTTTCACTAAGAAAGGGAGGATTGGAGTCGAGTTTGATGTTGCCGCTTACTGTGAGTTTGTCCTTGGCGATGCCCATTTCTTCAAAACGTTCTCTAAAAGTCTCTGACTGAACAAAAAAGTGGTGCATGGGTTCGAAGAGAAGTTGGCCAAACTTAGCAAATTTTTTGTAGGATCGCAGGGACGAGGCGGATAGTTTGGCATTGACCTGATAGCAAGGGATGTCGCGTACTTTGGCTCCGTGAAGGTAATTGAGCCATAAGTCATTTTCGACGATGATGACGGCGTCGGGTTGAATATATTTGAAAATTTTGTTGGTCAAAGGCCAAAGATCGTAGGGAAGATAGAAGTGGCCATCTACATCTTTTAGTTTAGACGCCACGGCTTGCCCCGTTTCGGTGACAGTAGAGACAAAAATTCGGCAGTTGGGATCTTCGGCTTTGAACTCACTGGCAAGTGTGCCAGCAACTTGAGTCTCACCCACAGAGACGCTGTGAATGAGGTAGGTCTTTTTGCTTTTGTCGGCTTTAGGATAACTTTGAAAGCCCAAACGAGGTAGGGTACTTTCGCGATATTTACTCCCCATGATAAGACGGATGATGTGAACCGGTGAGTAAAGGATCAAGAAGACCGAGACGAGAGCGTTGTAGAGGATGAAAGTCATGTAGGGAAGAACCTAATTCTGTTTAGACTTAATATTGGCAGTTAATTCATTTGAACAAATTCTATTAGGGCATAAATTCGGGCTTATTTACAATTATTTATCTAATGAAATCATAAGGAATTAAAGATGTCTAAGCCAAAAGCTATTTTATTGTTCGGCCCTCCCGGTGCTGGTAAGGGTACAGTAGGTGCTAAATTAACGAATGTTAGCGCTAACTACCACCTCTCAACTGGTGACATCTTTCGCGGTCTTCCTCCGGAAAGTCCTAATGGTAAAGTATTTTATAGCTACGCGAACGAAGGCAAGCTCGTTCCTGATGATGTGACAATCGAAATTTTCTGGCGTTACATGCAGGGACTCATTGACACAAATAAATTTGATCCTTCAACTCAGTACATTTTCCTCGATGGCATGCCCCGTACAGCAGAGCAGGCCAAGATCCTCGATAAGTATGTTGATGTGGTAAAAATCATTTCACTCAAAATCACCAATGATGACGAGATCGTTGAGCGTTTAGCGAAGCGCGCAAAAATCGAAAAGCGTGCCGATGATGCAGATAAATCAATTGTCCTAAATCGCTTGGCTCAGTACCGCGAAAAAACGCAAGTGGTTCTTGAGCACTATGACGACGCAATTATTTCTGAGTTTGATGCGCAAAAAACTCCTCTCGAAGTTTTCCGCAACGTACTCGACGGAACACTCGACGTTCTTAATCAAAGTCCTGCAGAAGCTTAATTATGGGTCTCGCAACGGCATTTAAAGCTTTTTTCTCTATCCTTGGCGATGGAGAGAAAGCGGAACTTTGGGAGAAAGCTTGCGGTGGTAAGCTTATTGAGGATACTCAAGTCAAAGATTTGGAAGGCAAAGTAGGGGCATTAGAGGGCGAGCTCAATTCTGAAAAGAATACCGTGACTCAACTCAAAGATGAACTCAAAGCTGCCAATTCAAAAAATGACCGTAGCGATGCTATTTATACGCTTACACTGCTCCAGCGCGAAGGCCGCCTGATCGATTTCTTGAAAGAAGACATAGGTCCTTATAGCGATGAACAAGTTGGAGCTGCAGTGCGTCAGATCCACGAAGGCTGTGCAAAAGTTTTAGAAAAGAACTTTAAAGTTCAGCCTCTCGTCGACTCTGCGGAAGGCGATGAAGTAGAAGTGCCGAAAGCCTATGACCCAGCTAAGTATAGTCTCAGTGGTCAGGTGAGCGGTGAAGGGCCTTTCAAGGGTTCACTCGTTCATAAAGGTTGGGTCGCTTCTGCACTCTCACTTCCCGAAAGATCAAAAGATACCGACACATCTGTTATTTGCCCTTCTGAGGTAGATGTCTAATGGAGTTCTCCCTGTTCAAGTTGCCGATTAAGGTAAGGAACAGCTTTTTCTTTTTGATTGGCTTTCTTGCCCTTATGTGGGGTAATGGCCCAGATGGAGCCAATTTAATGATTTCTGTTTTGTGGTTTATTACACTTTTTACCGCCATACTCACTCATGAATTAGGCCACGCTCTTTTTGCTCGTTGGTATGGAATGCAGCCACGGATCGAGATTCACGGCATGGGTGGAGTAACCATCTGGCAAAGCATGAAACGCCTCGATTTCCGTCAGCGCTTTGTGATTAGCTTTGCTGGTCCCGGTACGGGTTTGGTGCTCGCCGGTTTATTTTTTGGCCTCTTGCAAATACCTAACTTGCCTGCCTTAGTCCACGCCTTATTAACCATGCACCTTACAGTTTATATCTTCTTAAATCTTATGAACCTACTACCGATTCGTCCTCTCGACGGCGCGGAAGTTCTCAGTACACTCATTGGTTGGAAAAAGGGCAGTGTCAATGAGAAAATTATTGATAAAGTTTCCTTTGTTACGGCAGCTGGTTGTGCTGCTTATGCCTACATCAGTGGCTTCTTGATTCTAGCCGTAATGGCGGGGTATTTGGCTTGGCGTTCTTATAATGCAGCGAACCCCAATGCTCGTCGATAAACTTAGTTCAGATTGGCAAAAGGCCCTTGGGCTTGATAAAAAGTATTTTGCGGAGCTCGCAAAGTTTTTAGATTCCGAACGTGAAAAGTATAGCGTTTACCCCAAGCAAGAAGATTTATTCAAAGCTTTTGATTATTGCGATTTTAAAGATGTGAAAGTTGTCATTTTGGGGCAAGATCCATACCATGGCCCCAATCAGGCAATGGGCCTCTCATTTTCAGTTCCACGTGGTGAAAAGATTCCTCCTTCCCTAAGAAATATTTATAAAGAACTCGATTCCGACCTTGGTATCTCTCCTGCTTTAGATGGTGATTTAAGTCCTTGGGCTCAACAGGGGGTACTCTTACTCAACACCAGTTTGTCAGTTCGTGATGGTGAGCCAGGCTCGCACTCAAAAGGTCATTGGGAAGAATTTTCCGCACAAGTTCTCAAGAGTTTGTCGGAGCAAAGTGAGCATCTAGTCTTTGTTCTTTGGGGCGCTCATGCACAGAGTCACAAAGATTTGCTCGATGCGCAAAAGCATCTCATTATTGAATCGGTTCATCCTTCACCACTTTCTGCAAGCCGTGGCTTTTTTGGATCAAAACCCTTTTCAAAAATCAATAAATATTTAGAGTCGACTAAGCAAGAAGCGATTGATTGGCGCCTCGAGCAGCTATTGTTTTAGTTGTTAAACTTATTTTTATAAAAGGACTAATGTATGGATAATACTGATGAAAATAAGCTCAGTGAAGAAAAAACAGCTGATGGTATAGTACCTGAAAAGTTCAATGAAGTAGAGCTCGATGAGCTCGTCTATGGGGAGAGAAAAAAGAATCCCATGGATGGGGTGACACTCAAAATTATGCTCATCAATCTCGAGGAATACTACGGTTGGGAAGGCCTCGGAGAACGTATCGAAATCCGTTGCTTCAATCACGATCCCTCCATGAAGTCGAGCCTTAAATTCCTTCGCAAAAATGAGTGGGCCCGCAAAAAAGTCGAAAAACTCTACGAGATCACTTTTTTATAAACTTAGATTATTTATTACTATCGTTAAGCGTCTTATCTTGATCGTCTTTGAGGCTGGGGTGTTTGACGTGGTGCAAGATCTGAGAACTATAGATGCTTGAATGTCCTGAGAAGATGTAGGCGACGACACAGGATAAACCCAGGTAGATGCCGATTTGGGCTCCAAAGAGTTCGATGCCCATGAGTGTGCAGGCAATCGGTGTATTTGTTGCACCGGAGAAGACGCCGACAAAACCAATGGCCGCGAGTAGAGCTAGGGGTAAGGGGATGATAAATGAGAGCGCTGAACCTAAAGTGGCGCCGATGAAAAAGAGTGGAGTCACTTCTCCGCCTTTGAAACCAGCTCCGAGAGTGAAAGAAGTGAAGAGCAGTTTTAGGGCAAAGTCATAGGGCATCATTCTTTGAGTGAAGGACTCTTCAATGACAGGAACGCCCAGACCTACGTATTTAGTAAAATCAACTGAAGTTTGACCAAGAGCCCAAAAAGCAAGGGCAAGAACAATGCCACCAATAAAGGGACGTAGGGGTGGGTAGGAGATTTTTTTGGAAAAAAGATCGCTCCAAAAATGGTTGGCTTTGGAGAAAAGCATCGCAGTCCAACCAAAGAGAATGGCCACAAGGAAAGTATAGAAAAGTGTACTTGGACTAAGAGCAAGCGCTTCAGGGTGGAGGTAGTGGGTGTGGGTGACCACAGTAGGGTATTTCCATTGAACACAAACTTGGTCGGCAATAATCGCAGAAAGAAAAGCGGGCAAAATGGCTTGGTACTGCACGCGACCAATGATGTAGACTTCTAAAGCAAAAACGGCCCCTGCTAAAGGGGTGCCAAATACGGCGGAAAAACCCGCTGCGACCCCCGCAATAATGAGGATGCGTCGTTCATCTTTGTCGAGTTTAAAGATTTGGCTGAACTGATCGGCAATAGCTCCACCCATTTGCACACCCGTACCTTCGCGTCCTGCTGAGCCACCAAAAAGGTGAGTGGCAATTGTGCCGAGGGCCACGAGTGGAGCCATGCGTAGTGGAATGATTTTTTTTGGTTGAATGATCTCATCTAGGAGCTGATTGTTGCCTTTGACAACATTTTGCCCAAGGTAGTGATAAATGAGGCCAATGCACAAACCTCCAAGGGGTAGAAGCCAGAGGATCCACATGCGATTATCGCGAAAATTCCCGGCCCATTCCAAGCCCATGAGAAACCAAGCGACGGCAGATCCCACCAAAAGGCCAACAATAATTGAAATGAAAAGCCACTTCGCTAAGTGACCTGCATCTCTGAATTGGCTGGTGAGTTGTTTTTTCATTAGCGTTTAAATTCGACCCAAGTCACGGCGTCACCTGCGGGATCTTCGGAGAGATCGGGGCAGTAGAAGCGTTGGATATATTTTTGTGAGGCAAGGTGTTTGTGTACGGCACGTCTGAGTTGGCCTGAGCCACGACCATGAATGACTTTCACTTGATCGTGATTACTGCCGTAGGCTGAGGAGAGCCAAGTGTCCAATTCAC contains:
- a CDS encoding voltage-gated chloride channel family protein yields the protein MKKQLTSQFRDAGHLAKWLFISIIVGLLVGSAVAWFLMGLEWAGNFRDNRMWILWLLPLGGLCIGLIYHYLGQNVVKGNNQLLDEIIQPKKIIPLRMAPLVALGTIATHLFGGSAGREGTGVQMGGAIADQFSQIFKLDKDERRILIIAGVAAGFSAVFGTPLAGAVFALEVYIIGRVQYQAILPAFLSAIIADQVCVQWKYPTVVTHTHYLHPEALALSPSTLFYTFLVAILFGWTAMLFSKANHFWSDLFSKKISYPPLRPFIGGIVLALAFWALGQTSVDFTKYVGLGVPVIEESFTQRMMPYDFALKLLFTSFTLGAGFKGGEVTPLFFIGATLGSALSFIIPLPLALLAAIGFVGVFSGATNTPIACTLMGIELFGAQIGIYLGLSCVVAYIFSGHSSIYSSQILHHVKHPSLKDDQDKTLNDSNK
- a CDS encoding DUF389 domain-containing protein, whose amino-acid sequence is MSVAVVVESPEEVKPLIAWAYQMAYAESHDLYIFVIRKVRQDETKVEQLDLAEYEGKDGVPGQVYARIVREQRRIQTHVAIPNENFTETPETPFIPKITCLQLSGERFTKVTMKLLSEKKCKQLFLSRRAAGSKEHYTDKLFELAPCSTTIIRPGKADVGRIEKILVPCSGGPHALDALKHCNSLVKSQGTHVHPLMVKPPNNQPEIMEEVGIHQLSKMLKKVDLELDGHYLKGRVVHHKDVLEGIAETAEEGYDFVVLGVSTGGSIQKTLFGDMADKLIEKNKDISVAAHRVAKNKAERFKDKFEYYCNLAVPQLTREGRIELHEALLMNSTWNFDFVSLMLLSTSIAALGLISNSVAVVIGAMLVAPLMTPILATGLALVQGNVPMIINASRSILFGFLASLGISFLIGLFTPMEHLTSEILSRGTPRMADLFIAFVSGIAAAHCMTRTHLSAALPGVAIASALVPPIASIGIALSKGIAATVQGATVLFITNVICIVLGSALTFFAAGIRARPDQSANKLVKRLYLLLIFCMTLLCIPLSSRLVKYVVKKVSDSSLPNREEFVGMTDPVLKKYRITNVTKVSYKDLKEEGLSVWIWVQVGHVPDRVIIDEFEALLSKELKRKVVVSIWPEFVMTKNLEFIK
- a CDS encoding uracil-DNA glycosylase is translated as MQRTPMLVDKLSSDWQKALGLDKKYFAELAKFLDSEREKYSVYPKQEDLFKAFDYCDFKDVKVVILGQDPYHGPNQAMGLSFSVPRGEKIPPSLRNIYKELDSDLGISPALDGDLSPWAQQGVLLLNTSLSVRDGEPGSHSKGHWEEFSAQVLKSLSEQSEHLVFVLWGAHAQSHKDLLDAQKHLIIESVHPSPLSASRGFFGSKPFSKINKYLESTKQEAIDWRLEQLLF
- the rmuC gene encoding DNA recombination protein RmuC, with translation MEIVYALLGLIIGAAIMFFLKKDSGTSRELEIELEKLRDQAKSTAEKEEKIQVQQNEISTLRAEVASSTSLLNERQKLISRFEDEAQKSTSQLQEIITLNATLKTQMQADRTLHDEKLQSLKASKEELSRNFKEIANKIFEEQSKNQSQANKEKLDLTLKPLKEQIHTFSKQVQDCYNKEAKERFSLEKEIKSLKELNTRMSEDALQLTKALKGDSKARGTWGELILERVLEASGLRNGSEYFTQVTETAEDGKRYMPDAIVHLPDEKQIIIDSKVSLVAYEKYCSSADEDERLTLRKAHLDSVKNHIKELSDKSYENLPGINSLDYVLLFMPVEGAFRLAVEADEKLFLDAYKKNIMLVSPSTLLITLRTISKIWQFENQNRNTQAIVDKAEALYSKFVGYVESFQKVGKGIEQARKAYDSAEGQLMTGRGNLIRTCKSLEELGIKSKKAMPKEVLHKADMDFSSPELIEENSK
- a CDS encoding adenylate kinase family protein, with product MSKPKAILLFGPPGAGKGTVGAKLTNVSANYHLSTGDIFRGLPPESPNGKVFYSYANEGKLVPDDVTIEIFWRYMQGLIDTNKFDPSTQYIFLDGMPRTAEQAKILDKYVDVVKIISLKITNDDEIVERLAKRAKIEKRADDADKSIVLNRLAQYREKTQVVLEHYDDAIISEFDAQKTPLEVFRNVLDGTLDVLNQSPAEA
- a CDS encoding 3-deoxy-D-manno-octulosonic acid transferase; protein product: MTFILYNALVSVFLILYSPVHIIRLIMGSKYRESTLPRLGFQSYPKADKSKKTYLIHSVSVGETQVAGTLASEFKAEDPNCRIFVSTVTETGQAVASKLKDVDGHFYLPYDLWPLTNKIFKYIQPDAVIIVENDLWLNYLHGAKVRDIPCYQVNAKLSASSLRSYKKFAKFGQLLFEPMHHFFVQSETFRERFEEMGIAKDKLTVSGNIKLDSNPPFLSESELNDFKSSLGLQDTSLNHCLIYGSTHAGEEELALETHNKLKKNFPELQTIIVPRHPERFDKVCAMLEKSGAKFSRASQIRDDQAAEDILVIDMMGALMKAYQIGTIGIVCGSFTGKVGSHNFLEPSFYKKPFVFGPHTYSQPGFYQLCKQANAGLQCTMEELSEELDKLLRDPQKQLEIGESGYKIISAAKGAVHHTVEVIIKELEG
- a CDS encoding site-2 protease family protein, with amino-acid sequence MIGFLALMWGNGPDGANLMISVLWFITLFTAILTHELGHALFARWYGMQPRIEIHGMGGVTIWQSMKRLDFRQRFVISFAGPGTGLVLAGLFFGLLQIPNLPALVHALLTMHLTVYIFLNLMNLLPIRPLDGAEVLSTLIGWKKGSVNEKIIDKVSFVTAAGCAAYAYISGFLILAVMAGYLAWRSYNAANPNARR
- a CDS encoding DUF2760 domain-containing protein — its product is MGLATAFKAFFSILGDGEKAELWEKACGGKLIEDTQVKDLEGKVGALEGELNSEKNTVTQLKDELKAANSKNDRSDAIYTLTLLQREGRLIDFLKEDIGPYSDEQVGAAVRQIHEGCAKVLEKNFKVQPLVDSAEGDEVEVPKAYDPAKYSLSGQVSGEGPFKGSLVHKGWVASALSLPERSKDTDTSVICPSEVDV
- a CDS encoding VF530 family DNA-binding protein, with the translated sequence MDNTDENKLSEEKTADGIVPEKFNEVELDELVYGERKKNPMDGVTLKIMLINLEEYYGWEGLGERIEIRCFNHDPSMKSSLKFLRKNEWARKKVEKLYEITFL